The genomic window gagagagagagagtgggggagagagagagagatagacagagagggagggggggagagagggagagaaagagagagagagacagacagagagagagggaaagagagagtgggggagagagagagagatagacagagagggagggggggagagagggagagaaagagagagagagacagacagagagagagggaaagagagagtgggggagagagagagagatagacagagagggaggggggagagagggagagaaagagagagagagacagacagagagacagagagggagagagagagatagagacagagagaggggggggggtagggggggggggagatgtAAATTACAAAAAGTGAAGCGGGAAGTGTAATGTTTATGCAGCAAACACACATAGCTTATAAAGCACATAACTGACAGATACACTTCCAGGAATAcaatatgctgtgtgtgtgtgtgtgtgtgtgtgtgtgtgtgtgtgtgtgtaggtgggggAGTCTTTTATTTTATGGCTCTTCTAGGAGAAGGTCACATTCATATTCACCACCAACCACAGTGAttgatgcgagtgtgtgtgtgtgtgtgtgtatctgagtgTACATTATCAAGATGACCAAATGTTGGTTCAAATCTATCGCCCACACATGCAAAGAGGACAAATTGTGCTTTGAGTCATATCACACACAGAGCTTTTTGAAGTGTTGATCTacaatgtgcgtgtgtgtgtgtgtgtgtgtgcacacgtgcGTGGACTCACCATAAACCCAGGCTACTGCCACACATTCAAAGAATGCAACCCAGAGAAGGCACACACCGCTGGCTGCATAGTAATCAAACAGCTGGAACACATACATGCCACCCTGGAAAAGAGAGGGaacaagtgaaggaggtgtggcctatgtgtctgtcaGTACCAGTGAcagaggtgtggcttctgtctcagtcagtcccagtgaaggaggtgtggcctgtgtgtctgtaagttccagtgaaggaggtgtggcctatgtgtctgtcaGTACCAGTGacggaggtgtggcttctgtgtctgtcagtcccagtgaaggaggtgtggcctgtgtgtctgtaagttccagtgaaggaggtgtggcctatatgTCTGTCAGTACCAGTGacggaggtgtggcttctgtgtctgtcagtcccagtgaaggaggtgtggcctgtgtgtctgtcagtcccagtgaaggaggtgtgggctgtgtgtctgtcagtccctgtgaaggaggtgtggcctatgtgtctgtcagtccctgtgaaggaggtgtggcctctgtgtatgtcAGTCCCAataaagaaggtgtggcctatgtgtatgtcagtcccagtgaaaaaggCATGGACTCCAAATCCTCAAAGTTCACACATTAAATCTGATTGCAGTAGATCATATTAAATTGCTGGTTGCTCTAAATGCATCTGTCATGCATCAGTCATTAATGGTCTAGTTAGgacacacacgcgtgcacacacacacgcatggaAAATTTCTTACATTAGTGACCATGGTGAGTCCCACCAGGTAACTGATGACACAGATGACAGCGATGAAGATCTCCCTCCGGTATCCCTTCCTTAGGAGGGATGGGTACAGGTCCACCAAGGAGGTAATCTGACCCTCCACTTCTACaaactgaccacacacacacacacacacacacacacacacacacacacacacacacatctgtgaatTGTGTAAACCTTTACTCGGGTATACATCTTTATCCAAAAGCTCACATCACATTTTAGGAAGTCATGTGATGCTAATGAAACTGTCAAATCAAATCGCTGCAACACGTTGGGCTTTTTATCAAGTCATGTGCAAAGTGACTAACTGAAGCCAGGCCTAAATATAACCCAGCGACGTCCGCTTGCAGGCTTATGTCCCAAGTTTGAGATAATATTTCATATCCTCACCGAGTGTGTGTTCGAGTTATGAATGCCTGTCATAACACACATATACCACTTCAATCACACTCCAGAGCTCATATATCTTGTCTTTGCCTGTGTCGAGCGTCCCAAAAGTATCGCAGCATACAAATGACTGTTAAACGGTAGCGCGAGCGTCACActgaacactctctctcccagttcACATCATCTTAACTTTGCAGTGCTTTTGGGAAAGTCCGCCCCAGACGGTACTGAGCCTGGGGGTTTCGGTTAGATGCTGGTGAATGCGTGaataatgattttattcatgTGTGTACATGCAAAGAAACTGGGTCTAATCTGGGTTGCTTTGTTGATTGCTAATTTGTAGGTTTGtacataaaatgtgtgtgtgtgtgtgtgtgtgtgtgaggagacccACCTGACTGTCTAGGCCCAGCAGCAGAAGCATGATGAAGAAGAGTATAGCCCAAAAAGTGGGCAGTGGCATCATAGTGACTGCCTTTGGATACGCAATGAAGGCCAATCCGGGacctgagagagacacacatccATTACACGCTAATGAACACTGCTCTAATTACATACATTATGAATAAAGTATATATGAGAGCACTGATGACCTTTAACCCCCAGCCTACCTGACTCAGCTACATCGGAGATGGCCACGCCCTGCTCCTGCGCCATGAAACCCAGGATGGAGAAGATGGCAAACCCAGACACAAAGCTGGTCCCACTGTTCAGGCATCCCAACAACAAGCagtccctacacacacacacacacacacacacacaggttgaaagtagattaaaaaaattaaacccatTAGGCTACCCATTAGGCTTAGTACAATATCAGTTAAACCGTAATCTCTTGATGTAATCATAACCTTAACTGTCTGactttttgtatttattcatttgtttattttttacagaacatttaattttctttatcCAGAAACAAGACCTGATATAAGTTTCTATATTTACAGGTAAAACGACTTGACCTACACCTGCTCTCAGACTGAACAATTCCTGGACTGAATACTGAACAGTGTAGAGCGGCTGACACTCAGGTCTGAAACTGAGTCTTACAGCTAAAGAAGTgttaaaaaaaccacacacacacacacacacacacacacacacaagtacataCACGAGTACTTACCTATagcaattatatttatatttattatagctTCCTAGTGAAGTCATTGCACCAAGACAAATAGCATAAGAGAAGAAGATCTGAGTCCCTGCATCGATCCACACCTgcggcgagagagagagagagagagagagagagagagagagagagaagcaaataACCTAATTTAATCCAATTATAGTCCTATccattttaaacatatatatatatatatatatatatatatatatatatatatatatatatatatatatatattacatacctTTTTTGTAATACATACAATTTTTATTCAATTAATGTTCTTATTGCTACTTTAGCAACGATGTTACTAGGCAGCAATACTTCAGAGAACTCAAGAACTTAAAATtgacagagaagagagagagagagagagagagacagagagatggagagagagacagggagagagacagggagagagagacagagagagggagacagagagagggaggaagattaaaagagagagagagagacagggagagagaaagagatggagagcgagacagggagagatagagggagagagagacagagagagggagagagagagagacagagagagagagacagagggagcgagagatagagggagagagagagagagggagagagagagagagggagagagagagggagagagagagagagacagagagggggagagagtgagacagagagagggagagagagagagacagagagagagagacagagagagggagagagagagacagagagagggagagagagagagacagagagagatagagggagagagagagagagggagagagacagagagagagacagagggagagagagatagagggagagagagagagggagagagagacagagagggagagagagggagagggagagagacagagagggggagggagagagagacagagagagggagagagggagagagagagagagagacagagggagagagagatagagggagagagagagagggagagagagagagcgagggagagagagggagagggagagagacagagagggggagagagtgagacagagagagggagagagagagacagagagagggagagagagagagacagagagagagggagagagagagacagagggagagagagagagagagagaaggagtacCTCAGGGTCTTGAAGGCGGCTCAGATCAGGGTACAGGTAGAACTTGATGCCCTCGGCAGCACCGGGCAGAGTCACACCTCGCACCAGCAACACAATGAGCATGAGGAACGGAAAGGTAGCAGTGAAATACACCACCTAAATGACAGAGGGAGATTAAATAAAGATGGAATTAATCAAATGAGTCAAACGTTTCTATAATAGTTCAGTATAGATTTGTACGAACAGTAcaatttattcagttattcacacatttaagtaaagtcatacatctatttcctaATGCATTGCTTTGGTGCATCTTATGATcaaaacacacacgcgcgcacacacacacacgtgcacacacacacgcgcacattTTCGTCCCTTTCTAATTTGTCCATCTgatcctttatttttttctcttcatccCACCAtaccttcctccctccctccctctgtcccaCTGTCTCACTTTGCCGGTGGATTTCACTCCTTTCCAGATGCAGAAGAAGCAGATGACCCAGACGGCGAGCAGACAGAGAGCAAGATCCCACTTCAGCTCACCTACCTCATCAATCCCAGACGACAAACTTAGCACGTTACGCCTGCGGGACACAGCAGAGCCAAGGgtcaaacacacagagaaaaagagagagagagagagagagagagagagagagagagagagagaaacagaaagggaAAAGGAAAACAGCAATGGCAGAGGAAGACAGAGGTTGAAGTAGAGAATAAAAATTAAAGAGaattaattagagagagagagagagagagagtgagagagagatgaatgagATAATCAGACACAAATTGAGAGCAACTGGAAGAAACacgtgaagaaagaaagattctTAGTTTAGAAGgttaaacaaatacatacagtacttcACTAACATAAAACAGATCATTTACcaattaattaaagaaacatGATCGAATAAATAGTCTAGAGCTaacatagctagctaacacTTGTAGAGACATCTGGCTAGAGCTAACTTAGAAGATAAGGTTGAGCGTTAGGGCTAAAACTTTAGGGCTAAATCTTTTCCATGTAAACTTGCACACCATGGCATTATGggtaaatttgtgtgtgttttgtttacactgACTCAGAGAGGAAGCACCAGTATAGCGGGTTTACAACTACGGTATATGTATAGTACGACATCATCGGCTGTCTTTCTGTATAACATGCTTTCTGAAACGTAGTCATTTCAATTCCAGCTCAGATTACTCTTTGAATATCCATAGCTCGATACCCCCTGTACTGAACCACATTACTATTTATTTCTGCATATATATCTCCAATGAGAGAGGCGAATGCATTGGAccttgtttacacaaacatccccGTTGCGTACCGGGCGCAGTCCCGCCCCAACCTCGGCTACTCAGACCCCattttgaagcaggtgaaaacctggccagcaggaACCTCTGCTCTTCaagactgttttgagcacactgactggcACATGTTCAGGGAGACTGCGACCGAAAGCGACTCCACCGACTTGGGAGgaatacacagcatcagtgaccagctacatcagcaatTACATTGATGATGTCACCgtctccaagaccatcaccacgCGCTCCAACCAGAAGCCGTGGATGACTGCGGAAGTGCGTGCACTGCTGAGGACCCGAGACTCCACATTCGGGGCAGGTGACAAGCTGGCCCTAAGAACAGTGCGTACGTACCCAGAAAATCCACAGGTCACTTCATAGATAGCGGCAACACGTGGCGCATGTGGCAGGCCATTCAGGCCATTagcaactacaggacaacaCCACCcgcctgtgacagtgatgcctcccttccaAAATGAAGTGGCAGAAAGCCACCCCTCCTCCCAacgaccaggtgctgtgtctaacccTGACTGATATGAGAAAAACTCTACGCAGAATGAACCCACGGAaagctgctggaccagacaacattcctggctGAGTggtcagaggatgtgcagaccagCTAGTGGATGTTCTtactgacatcttcaacatctccctgagcagtGCCGTCATTCCAACGTACTTCAAGGGCACCACCATTGTTCCCGTGCTGAAGAAatcttcagtgtcctgcctcaatgactaccgtCCTGTTGCACTCgcatccatcatcatgaagaGCTTTGAGAGGCTcatcatgaggcacatcaagaccctgctgcctCCCTCACTGGACCCCATGCAATTCACGTATCGTCCCAACCACTCAACAGATGACGCCATTGctaccaccctacatctggccctcatcCACCTGGACTAAAAGGACACCTATGCtcaaatgctgttcatagacttccgttcagcattcaacacaatcattcctcagcacctgattggaaagctgaacctgctGGGCTTgaacacctccctctgcaactggatcctggccTTCCTGACTAggagacctcagtcagtccGGATCTAGAACAGCACCTCCAGTATCACCACACTAAGCACAATGGCCCCCCAGGACCGTGTGTTCAGTCCActgctgactcacgactgtgcagcaaCGCACAGCTCCAATCACAACAAGTTCGCCGATAACACAAACGTGTTGGGTCTCATCGGCAAGAAcgacgagtcagcatacagagaggagatGCAGCGACTAACAGACTGGTGTcaagccaacaacctgtctctgaacgTGGACAAAACAGACGTGATGGTTGTTGAccactctccactgaacatcgaCGGCTCCTCTGTGGAGATcttcaagagcaccaaattccttggtgttcacctggcggagaacctcacctggtccctcaacaccagctccacaactaagaaagcccagcagcgtcTCTAATTTCTGCGAGGTCTGAAAAACccccatctcccacccctcatcctcacaactacagaggaaccaTTGAGaccatcctgagcagctgcatcactgtctggtttggAAATTCCACCATATCGGATCGCAAGGCGATCTAAGAAGAtgagaagatcatcggggtctccatcctagacatttacaccacacactgcatccgCAAATCCACCAGGATTGTTGAAGACCCCACACGCCCCTCACACATACTCTTCActctcctgccatctggaaaaaggtaccgaagcattcgggccctcacgGCCAGACCGTCTaacagttttttcccccaagccatcagactcatcaatactcagagactggactgacacacacacacacacacacatattgaactgaacaccatcccacacCACCTCCAATTTCTGTACTGACTACCTGTACTTTTGCTGCTaacttatataaaaaatatcatatttaatttcttgtcactattatgctctttacctggctgctatgtccatatatggtGTAAGCTAATCTGTTGTATACTATGTCctagtatgttatgtttacatttacagcatctttttgcactacctgttatatcggacactttCACATCAGAACCGTGTACTGGttggcgctacactgtcacttaccaTGCCCATtatcctgttttagtagtactctactgtcttgtgttgtttgcacacgtttgcacgtgcactttatgtagaatgtgtaggtcttatttagtttcgtgtcgtctcatgtagttagtgttttgttttatgtagcaccgtggtgctacataaaacaccaccgtgtaccagctgtatatggttgacatgacaataaaagccacttgacttgacttaatTAAAACCCTtaaagatggtgtgtgtgtgtgatgttggcACGTGCACTCACTCCCAGAACTCAGTCACGGGCGAGGTGAAGTTGGTGACGTTGGCCGAGAGCCAGAGGGTTTTGTTCTTGCGGATGGTGTCCTCCACACAGTTGGGGGTGTTCCAGCTGTGGTGACAGCGTGCCCACGGCAGCTCTCTCTGCAAACACTGCAGCAGGTAATACAAACCCCAAGCCAGGATCACGATGTAGTAGATGTTCAGCAGGGACACGATCACAATGGATGCGTAGCCAattcctgacacacacacaatattagtGAAGAGCTAATATTACATTTTGTGCATGATGGGATCTGCCTTTGTGTTGCATTTTATATCTTACAGCTTTATAGTGTCACATTACAACTCTCAggtttttcattatatatatatatatatatatatatatatatatatatatatatatatatatatatatatatatatatatatataccaatcTAGGATGTTCTGGATACAGAACCTATCTGTGTCCAGTGGTACTCAAGGGAAAATGGTTACCATGTTACCACCATCGCCATCTACTGTGTTGGAGTGGTATTGAGAGTAGATTGCTTCAGGTTGCTgttctgttttggtttttttctttaaaaaaaaagtaagtgcTTTAAATTAAAGCAAAGAGTTATTTTTAGACTTAAAAAGGACAATAGTTATGCTAGGGTGAAATGTAAAGCTTGCTACCAGTTGCTACCAGACAGCTTCTATTATAAGTCTATTGTTTTTCTtagtacagtatattaatggCTAAACATACTACTAACATACTAATCACAAACCCATTAAacaatgcagtaaaaaaaaaaaaaaaaaaaacccaaaaaaccccaaaacaatattTTGATTAATTTCTGAGAATGGCTAGGAAAATGTAGCTGAGCAACAGTAACTAGCTTGGAGgctagttagctggctagctagcacTCCACAAGTAAATGTGTACAATTTCTGAATGTACTCTTAAAGCTACATGTGCAGAAATGTAAGCAGTTCGTTTCaaattcatttcaaaataataattgttggctaattattattattattattactattattattattattattattattattattattattattattattattacaatgaaCAAATCCTTCAGATGCAGTTTCATTTTCGAACTGCTAACCCCTGTTTGCATCCTGATGCCATTTTATACACTCTGGCATGAGACATGAGACACTCTGGTCTTCTGGTAGACATCCAAGAGCATGATTCTTATAAAATGTGCTTTAACAGTTTGCGCTGATGCTGTGCATTGCAGTATGTAATTTTAAGTAcccccatttttaaaaaaattatttccactgtcatgTGAACTGTCTAGTAACTGAGTGCTTTTGCTAAATTTAGCTACGCTTCCTACGCTACCCAGGTACCAAGCATACCAGTGCAGGACATATGAGTGTAGCTTGAAATTGACCAAAAGCAACTGTTACAGAATCACAAGTCATTACTCAAGCCAGATAACcaccattttgaaaaaaaaacaaaaaaaaccacaaacccTAGATCTAGGTAGTTGCATCTCTACTGGAGTGTTCACACGGCATTCTTTAGTAGTGTCTAATCCTTTCAACACAGATAGTTCTGTTTGGTCAGCTTCATACAAATTAAACCAACTGCCGAGAAGAAAGTCAAATAAGACCATGAAGCTCCTCCATTGTTAAtactactgtttactgtgtgTCTCATGGAAATTATTTCAGCACGCCTTCTACTTTCATTTGATGGAAAACACGGGTGTTTGTTCTGGATATTGTTTGGTGGAGCAACGGAAGAGCATTCATCATCGTTGGGAGATCGCAAGCTCGAATCCTGACGATGCCATGGACATCCGTAGCTGGgagtgctctctgggtgggaaggaTGGCATTATTTTCTCCGCTTTTGATCAAAATGACACTAAAAGATCGTGGGATTCTGTGAGCCCATGGAGCTACGCAGTTAGCACTTTCCTGTTGTTTCCCCATGACACTGCATAAACAATAGATTGAAGAGAGAAACTACACACGTCTTTTGGTATGTGGTGGGAGCTAGTTGGTAGGAATTGGCAATgccaaattgggagaaaattggttaaaaaaaaataaaaacagaacatgtGACATTATAATCTAATCTGGACACTTTATATCCCAGTTCAGAGTGACCCCAATATGTCCAACAAATGTCGGGTGTGGACATTGGAATTCTGCAGTGTTCTCTTCATGTTCACACATGTTCATGCGGCTTATCGGGTCCTTTTTGCGAAAAGCCAACTAGCAACATTACAACGACAGTATCCACTGGAGAAGATTGATTCAGGGAGTCCTGGCCTTTAAAAAGCAGGTTCCCTGACTCTAATCCTGGAGAGCTGGAGACTCACTTGGGTTATAGGCTATCATCGTGCTGAATCGGACATGCGTACGGGATGATCACTGACGAGCCGAGTCAAGGTCAAGTTTAAGGGCATTGAAGTGTAAGATCAGGTCAGCAATACGGAGTTCTCCAAAGCCATGTGGCGGGCGCGCCACCAGCAGGCGCCAAGTTCGTTAATAACCTTGCCACAGCTGCACCTTTTATTTTCAGCTCGCATGGTGGTGTCTACTAACGAGCACCAGCCTTCCTGCCCTGTCGACCTCTAAACGTTTTTGTGGAATTGAGGGCAGCCAAAAGGCACTGGGCCAGGTATAATTGCAACAGCTGACTCTAATCCAAAGtgcatgattttgtgtgtgcatgtacagtatgtgtgcgtgcgagtGAGCGAGtctgggtgtgtgggtgtgtgcgagTCTGTGAGGATGTTCAGCTGCTCCAAGCTTCCATGACGTTCGTGGGGTAAAAGCTACAAACCCCCGTGCAATCAAAAGGGGATTCCAGGAGTGATACAGGAACACGCAACTCTGCTCACACGCACGTCCACCCTTTTTTTGCCAGGAGAACGtgtttgtgaaaaaaatatgtgcacacttttgtttttttccaaggTTAATAAGGTTATTAGTGTTTTGTACACGTGCGTGAGTGTGCACAAGGACAATATATAAAGAGCTTAGGAGCTTAGAAATCATTATGTTCTCCATAATACACCCACATTTTCGGTCTCTCACTCTTATTCACGCTGCAAACAGATGAGATCCAATCGGCCAATGTATCTTAGTCATCGCTGGctgctgttgccatggcaattCAGATTCCAAAATGTCCTGACTAGTGGAGTTTGGGCGTTagtcagcgtgtgtgtgtgtgtgcactgctgATACAGGGCAAGCGCAGAGACAATACTATAGTAataaccatgtgtgtgtgtgttatatatttatgtattacatAAATGGGTCAAGGGTTCAAAGAcctatgtccatccatccatccatccattttgtgtaccacttatcctacacagggtcccaGGGAGCTTGGAGTCTACCCCAGAAGACACCATGGACGGGGGTACCCAGCGCTGGgcgcaatcgcacacacacacattcacacactacagaccattTGGAAATCCAGTCAACCTACATcccatatctttggactgggggaggaaactcagcacacacagggcggagctgggattcgaacccccaaccctgaccCCCAACTACAGAGTGTACCATGTagtgtgtgttgagttactCTGCTCTGAGCACACCTCTTATCGCAACCAAACGCAAACAGTGTGCCTCC from Ictalurus furcatus strain D&B chromosome 5, Billie_1.0, whole genome shotgun sequence includes these protein-coding regions:
- the slc6a6a gene encoding solute carrier family 6 member 6a isoform X2 — translated: MAQKEKLQCLKDFHKDTLKPSPGKSPGTRPEDEAEGKPPQREKWASKLDFLLSVAGGFVGLGNVWRFPYLCYKNGGGAFLIPYFIFLFGGGLPVFFLEVALGQFTSEGGITCWEKLCPIFTGIGYASIVIVSLLNIYYIVILAWGLYYLLQCLQRELPWARCHHSWNTPNCVEDTIRKNKTLWLSANVTNFTSPVTEFWERNVLSLSSGIDEVGELKWDLALCLLAVWVICFFCIWKGVKSTGKVVYFTATFPFLMLIVLLVRGVTLPGAAEGIKFYLYPDLSRLQDPEVWIDAGTQIFFSYAICLGAMTSLGSYNKYKYNCYRDCLLLGCLNSGTSFVSGFAIFSILGFMAQEQGVAISDVAESGPGLAFIAYPKAVTMMPLPTFWAILFFIMLLLLGLDSQFVEVEGQITSLVDLYPSLLRKGYRREIFIAVICVISYLVGLTMVTNGGMYVFQLFDYYAASGVCLLWVAFFECVAVAWVYGADNFYDAIEEMIGYRPNSWMKWSWMLITPVLCVGCFVFSLVKYKPLTYNKVYEYPDWSIGVGWCLALTSMICIPMVVVVKIIQSDGSLIERIKAVAAPVKGASSRPKDCVLKNSELLHPLDPNGTYALTKHTHTIVETTM
- the slc6a6a gene encoding solute carrier family 6 member 6a isoform X1 is translated as MADMAQKEKLQCLKDFHKDTLKPSPGKSPGTRPEDEAEGKPPQREKWASKLDFLLSVAGGFVGLGNVWRFPYLCYKNGGGAFLIPYFIFLFGGGLPVFFLEVALGQFTSEGGITCWEKLCPIFTGIGYASIVIVSLLNIYYIVILAWGLYYLLQCLQRELPWARCHHSWNTPNCVEDTIRKNKTLWLSANVTNFTSPVTEFWERNVLSLSSGIDEVGELKWDLALCLLAVWVICFFCIWKGVKSTGKVVYFTATFPFLMLIVLLVRGVTLPGAAEGIKFYLYPDLSRLQDPEVWIDAGTQIFFSYAICLGAMTSLGSYNKYKYNCYRDCLLLGCLNSGTSFVSGFAIFSILGFMAQEQGVAISDVAESGPGLAFIAYPKAVTMMPLPTFWAILFFIMLLLLGLDSQFVEVEGQITSLVDLYPSLLRKGYRREIFIAVICVISYLVGLTMVTNGGMYVFQLFDYYAASGVCLLWVAFFECVAVAWVYGADNFYDAIEEMIGYRPNSWMKWSWMLITPVLCVGCFVFSLVKYKPLTYNKVYEYPDWSIGVGWCLALTSMICIPMVVVVKIIQSDGSLIERIKAVAAPVKGASSRPKDCVLKNSELLHPLDPNGTYALTKHTHTIVETTM